The Marasmius oreades isolate 03SP1 chromosome 2, whole genome shotgun sequence genomic sequence CCTTGACTTGTTGGACCATAGGGGTCAGATGCTGGGCCAGTAAGTCGGGTGTACCGACCCATCTATCGTTATGACCAAATTGTATGGTAACGAGTGTGCGACGGCCTTTCGCAACCTCAGCCTTGGCCAGGTCAACTGACAGGAGCAAAGATATATGAAGAGAGGCTGCTGAGAAGCAAAATGTTGTTCACATACGAGCCGTTTTCCAGTGTCCTTGATTGACAAAAGACCCTGTTGTCGCTCCACCGACAGCGACATTGAAACCTAGGTATGTCGTGAGTGAGGGTCGACGTAAAAGAGTGAGGGCTACCAGCTCACGCACAAGGGGTTCCGGTTTCAAGGCTAGACGCTATGGCCGGGGTTGAAGATCCGCAGAAACCATTTCCCCAGCCAGACCTTGCAAGTGCACAAGTCAGCATAATAGAAAGGAGTGCAATATTGAGACCCCTACGGCACTGCCGTTGTACTGTCGCCTGTCAAGATGAATGAAGTAGGAAGGCTGACCGCGGAGGTCAACACGATATAGGTAGAAAGCGAGAAAAAGAGGTGATTCTGAGAGAGACGCATAGTTTAGTTCTGCTGATTCTTGCAAGGATTCAAAGGCCCATTGAAACAATTGGGTTCTTATACGCTGGTTGAACCTATGGGAACGGGAGGACTTTTCAGATCTAAATTTTGAACCTGTATTCAAACACCGGCAG encodes the following:
- a CDS encoding uncharacterized protein (CAZy:CE12), producing MRLSQNHLFFSLSTYIVLTSAVSLPTSFILTGDSTTAVPSGWGNGFCGSSTPAIASSLETGTPCFNVAVGGATTGSFVNQGHWKTALDLAKAEVAKGRRTLVTIQFGHNDRWVGTPDLLAQHLTPMVQQVKEIKAEPILITSLVVRTFDSTGKKIIEDTLAPYVAATIQVAENEKTHLLDLHEKSLTYCEAIGVTAANKFNPAAGDTTHVNQKGMVVFGRMVADLMNADFGLIGINLLPIVPNPELSYNITHGIPSY